The proteins below come from a single Acidimicrobiales bacterium genomic window:
- a CDS encoding heme o synthase encodes MLQVDRPALGTRLSGYLALTKPRIIELLLITTVPTMIVAAGGLPSLWLILATLAGGALAAGGANAINMYVDRDIDAIMKRTQNRPLVTGLIAPRDALVFAIGLEVAAFALLWGTVNLLSAVLAVSATAFYVFVYSLWLKRTSSSNIVVGGAAGAVPVLVGWAAVQNSLSWAPIVLFGIIFYWTPPHFWALAVRYRDDYAAADIPMLPAVASLRTTSIRILGYTLLLWALTLVFSPVAGMGAIYLVAAVVLGAIFTWFSVQLLRDSTPARAMRLFTWSITYISLLFGAMALDQLLRSGV; translated from the coding sequence GTGCTCCAGGTCGACCGACCGGCGCTCGGCACCCGGCTCTCGGGCTATCTCGCCCTCACCAAGCCGCGGATCATCGAGCTCCTCCTCATCACCACGGTGCCGACCATGATCGTCGCCGCGGGGGGCCTGCCCTCGCTGTGGCTCATCCTCGCCACGCTTGCCGGCGGCGCGCTGGCCGCGGGTGGCGCCAACGCCATCAACATGTACGTCGACCGCGACATCGACGCCATCATGAAGCGGACCCAGAACCGTCCCTTGGTCACCGGCCTCATCGCTCCGCGCGACGCCCTCGTCTTCGCCATCGGGCTGGAGGTGGCGGCGTTCGCCCTGCTCTGGGGCACGGTCAACCTCCTGAGCGCCGTCCTGGCCGTCAGCGCCACGGCGTTCTACGTCTTCGTCTACTCGCTGTGGCTGAAGCGCACGTCGAGCAGCAACATCGTCGTCGGCGGCGCTGCCGGGGCCGTGCCGGTCCTGGTGGGCTGGGCAGCGGTGCAGAACTCGCTGTCGTGGGCGCCGATCGTGCTCTTCGGCATCATCTTCTACTGGACCCCGCCTCACTTCTGGGCCCTCGCCGTGCGCTACCGAGACGACTACGCCGCTGCCGACATCCCGATGCTGCCCGCCGTGGCCAGCCTGCGCACCACCTCGATCCGGATCCTCGGCTACACGCTCCTCCTCTGGGCCCTCACCCTGGTCTTCTCGCCAGTGGCGGGCATGGGGGCCATCTACCTCGTGGCTGCGGTCGTGCTGGGTGCGATCTTCACCTGGTTCTCGGTGCAGCTGCTCCGGGACTCGACCCCGGCGAGGGC